A window of Echeneis naucrates chromosome 13, fEcheNa1.1, whole genome shotgun sequence contains these coding sequences:
- the sptssb gene encoding serine palmitoyltransferase small subunit B: protein MNFKNFREYLAWLYYQYLLITGIYVLEPWEKSIFNSILFSAIAMVIYTSYVFVPIHVRLALEFFSGILGGQPESTMALMN from the coding sequence ATGAACTTCAAAAACTTCAGGGAGTACCTGGCCTGGTTGTACTACCAGTACCTGCTCATCACTGGCATCTATGTCCTGGAGCCTTGGGAAAAGTCCATTTTTAACTCCATCCTTTTCTCGGCCATCGCCATGGTGATCTACACCTCATATGTCTTTGTGCCCATCCATGTGCGCCTTGCACTGGAGTTCTTCTCCGGGATCCTTGGTGGTCAGCCTGAGAGTACCATGGCACTCATGAACTAA